A genomic segment from Neobacillus sp. YX16 encodes:
- a CDS encoding DUF445 domain-containing protein, translated as MSRKKNKSKHLATISLAVMGGGFVATFPFQDSLWGIILQGGFEAGLVGGLADWFAVTALFRHPLGIPIPHTALLPKNRKRIIAAIISMLENDWLTKESIRKKISSISFTEKLFHLAQNSLSGQHVRNAVVNLIQHLLYSIDSKKLAPIIAEELKLKLKDLDVSNYLPLAIDQLLNRKYDEKALDFILKEVDDWAKRDSTKERLGRMAVDALENIKADGFMQFALKSFTNIVNEEKLGNIIQGLIQKGVKSFSDPFNQNRQTLLFHINTKLQAIKSDENLALELNTIKEQMISEWKLEDKITEFVEQLKEKASSLIELPNFYEGYLLPLLSKALENLKADNEKVVAIESWIQNQISIFADNNHAKIGKLVEENLEKLDNKTLIDMIENNVGKDLQWIRVNGAVCGFLIGLILVGLKLIF; from the coding sequence ATGTCGAGAAAAAAGAATAAATCGAAGCACTTAGCGACGATTTCTCTAGCTGTAATGGGGGGAGGTTTTGTCGCGACATTCCCTTTTCAGGATTCCCTATGGGGAATAATCCTTCAAGGGGGATTTGAAGCAGGGTTGGTCGGGGGACTTGCTGATTGGTTTGCAGTTACTGCATTATTTCGTCACCCTCTAGGTATACCAATACCTCATACAGCACTTTTACCGAAAAACCGTAAAAGAATTATTGCAGCGATTATTTCAATGCTTGAAAATGATTGGCTGACCAAAGAAAGCATTAGAAAAAAAATATCGAGCATTTCATTTACCGAGAAGTTATTTCATTTAGCACAGAATTCTCTTAGCGGACAACATGTGAGAAATGCCGTTGTTAACTTGATTCAACATTTACTTTATTCTATTGATAGTAAAAAGCTGGCACCCATCATCGCAGAAGAGTTGAAATTAAAGCTTAAAGATTTAGATGTAAGTAACTACCTTCCCCTAGCCATTGATCAACTGCTAAATAGGAAGTATGATGAAAAAGCACTCGATTTTATCCTAAAAGAAGTAGATGACTGGGCAAAAAGGGATAGTACAAAAGAAAGACTTGGCAGGATGGCCGTGGATGCACTTGAAAATATCAAAGCAGATGGTTTTATGCAATTTGCACTTAAATCATTTACGAACATTGTCAATGAGGAGAAATTAGGAAATATTATTCAAGGTCTAATACAAAAAGGTGTAAAAAGCTTTAGTGACCCCTTTAATCAAAATAGACAAACCTTACTTTTTCATATAAATACAAAACTACAAGCTATTAAATCCGATGAAAATCTCGCTTTGGAATTAAACACAATAAAAGAACAAATGATTTCAGAATGGAAGTTAGAGGATAAAATCACGGAATTTGTTGAACAGCTAAAAGAAAAAGCTAGTTCCCTTATCGAGTTACCTAACTTTTACGAGGGTTATCTCCTTCCTCTTTTATCAAAGGCACTTGAAAACCTGAAAGCAGATAATGAAAAAGTCGTGGCTATTGAGTCTTGGATTCAGAATCAAATTTCTATCTTTGCGGATAATAATCATGCGAAAATTGGAAAACTCGTTGAAGAAAATCTCGAAAAACTCGATAATAAAACACTCATTGATATGATTGAAAACAATGTTGGAAAAGACCTGCAATGGATCCGAGTAAATGGCGCCGTCTGCGGATTCCTAATCGGACTCATCTTAGTAGGATTGAAATTGATTTTTTAA
- a CDS encoding AtpZ/AtpI family protein — MKHKFTKYLGRVTENLELGFEEKYIYVHYTKGKTEKTACILKNNDKTKSEYLESFFEEKKVSEEMKKEVRKFLDNEKNFNDQHWNEFSNFLMKTLSLNMVFGLTIALTVFGFYKLGFFLDAQYDFQPWLTVIFTFIGIGIGGLTGYVMVQKYFKKPVKDTSQKDYDIERVQKETNDHPIIDVTIDQVRKAVRQFSDNLPKGAYRTIIVQDDNSIDFKQLANILGGIPSKRYYMSKETYDLFEEKDKKIPAEMDMVQKAVDLFVKERKEYPMLRFDPNRRVNYYQLLQEKYLKSAPDTQFYITELDGLITHIKPEKRKMENSSQ; from the coding sequence ATGAAACACAAGTTTACCAAATACTTAGGCAGAGTAACAGAGAATCTTGAATTGGGCTTTGAAGAAAAATATATTTACGTTCATTACACAAAAGGAAAAACAGAGAAAACAGCTTGTATTTTAAAAAATAATGATAAAACGAAAAGTGAATATTTAGAGTCCTTCTTCGAAGAAAAAAAAGTGTCAGAAGAAATGAAAAAGGAGGTTAGAAAATTTCTTGACAATGAAAAAAACTTTAACGATCAACATTGGAACGAGTTTTCAAACTTTTTAATGAAAACCCTTTCACTAAACATGGTATTTGGGTTAACAATCGCCTTAACGGTCTTTGGGTTTTATAAACTTGGCTTTTTCTTAGATGCCCAATACGATTTTCAACCGTGGCTAACCGTAATATTTACTTTTATTGGAATTGGAATTGGAGGACTTACTGGGTACGTAATGGTCCAAAAGTATTTTAAAAAGCCTGTAAAAGACACTTCTCAGAAAGATTACGACATAGAAAGAGTACAAAAAGAGACTAATGACCATCCCATTATTGATGTCACCATTGATCAAGTTCGGAAAGCTGTGAGACAATTTTCAGATAATCTGCCAAAAGGTGCATACCGTACGATTATTGTCCAGGACGATAACAGTATTGATTTTAAACAGCTTGCCAATATTTTAGGCGGGATTCCTTCTAAGAGGTATTATATGTCTAAAGAAACCTATGATCTTTTTGAGGAAAAGGACAAGAAAATTCCTGCTGAAATGGACATGGTTCAAAAAGCAGTAGACTTGTTCGTCAAGGAACGCAAGGAATACCCGATGCTGCGCTTTGATCCAAATCGAAGAGTTAACTATTACCAATTACTTCAAGAAAAATATTTGAAATCTGCCCCTGATACACAGTTTTATATCACGGAATTGGATGGGCTTATAACGCATATTAAACCAGAAAAGAGAAAAATGGAAAACTCCTCTCAATAG